One region of Vigna angularis cultivar LongXiaoDou No.4 chromosome 10, ASM1680809v1, whole genome shotgun sequence genomic DNA includes:
- the LOC108335086 gene encoding uncharacterized protein LOC108335086, which yields MGNPRRSKTADDLHSAARSGDLIAVQSILASNPLAVNSRDKHSRTPLHLAAFSGQAEVVTYLCKHKADAGASAMDDMAAIHFASQKGHLEVVRALLSAGASLKASTRKGMTSLHYAVQGSHLELVKYLAKKGANLAAQTKAGKTPLDLANNGEIRSFLEEFEKSAKNGELGKKDKDKAEEFDPNTSELELESEGDLNAEPPNAALDEEKNAREKRKGNEDDARVESSQPKKARVKLSHLQSSDDTQEEENM from the exons ATGGGTAATCCACGGAGATCGAAGACGGCGGACGACCTTCATTCGGCGGCGAGGTCTGGGGATCTCATCGCCGTTCAGTCAATTTTGGCTTCAAATCCTTTGGCCGTTAATTCCAGAGATAAGCATTCCAGAACACC TCTACATTTAGCAGCATTTTCTGGGCAAGCAGAGGTAGTCACTTATCTCTGCAAGCACAAGGCTGATGCTGGTGCTTCTGCTATGGATGACATGGCTGCAATACACTTTGCTTCACAGAAGGGACATTTAGAAGTTGTTCGAGCTCTACTTTCAGCTGGGGCCTCTCTCAAAGCATCTACCCGCAAAGGCATGACTTCATTACACTATGCTGTTCAAGGTTCCCATCTGGAGCTCGTCAAGTATTTGGCCAAGAAAGGAGCAAACCTTGCTGCCCAGACAAAGGCAGGAAAGACCCCTTTGGATCTTGCTAACAATGGAGAAATCCGATCCTTTCTGGAGGAATTTGAGAAGTCAGCAAAGAATGGAGAATTGGGaaagaaagataaagataaagcTGAAGAATTTGATCCCAACACATCTGAATTGGAATTGGAATCGGAAGGTGATTTGAATGCCGAGCCTCCTAATGCTGCTcttgatgaagaaaaaaatgcaagagaaaagagaaagggtaATGAAGACGACGCAAGAGTAGAGTCGTCACAACCAAAAAAGGCGAGAGTTAAGTTAAGCCATCTCCAAAGTTCAGATGATACCCAAGAAGAAGAGAACATGTAG